From the Bacteroidia bacterium genome, the window TTTTCACAAAACAGAGATTCCTGAAATATATCTACAATAGTAGAAATTTGTTTGGCTTAGTAGCCTATCGCTGCCAAATGTAGAAAATTTTGTCTGAATGCCAATATGTTATAACTAAGTGAATTCTGGAAGTTAAACCCCACCTACTGTATGATCAAAGTAGTTAGGTTTGATTTCCAGTGAATTACAATTTCCTTTTAATTAAATATACCTGAGTTTTGTGTTTTATCCAACTATAATCAGGTTTTTGTCTACCAATTCAGCACTTCCATAGCGTATGGTTTCTTCATGATTGGCTCTAAAAATATAAATGCTGTCACCCGCTTCAAATCTTTTTTTAAATTTATTTTCAATAGCAGTGAGCACAATATTTAACACACGATTTGAATTTTTTATTTCAAATACAGAAAATTGTACACGCATACCATATTTTTCCAGATACTTAGAAAAATGTGTTCTTAATTTATTATTCGTGATATCGTAAGCAATGATTATAACGTTATTCATATTTAAATATTGGAAAGGTGATGGCACTTTTTCGCCCCATAAAACAACGGTAATATTGTTGTAGGTATTTATAGATTTGACTTATGTTCAATGATGGCTTCAAAAAATGTTTGCATGTATAATTTTCTTAAATCAGGTTTTAGATAATAAGCATTTTTCTTTAACTCAAAATCTGATGGCTTAAATGTTTTTAATTTTAATGACTTACGGATACGATGCTCAATGATGCAGCGAAAGGGCTCCATTAAGTCGCAACCAAGCTTTTTGCTAACAAGTTGATGATAAACGCCCATATAGGGATCAAACCCAAAAAGACGTGTCATACATTCTATATAATTAAAAAGCATAGTGTATCCATGTCGAGTGTTATCTTTTTTATTAAATTAAATTTTAAAAAAAGATTAACTATATAAGTTTGCAAAATCTTTATAAGTTTTAAAACTGTTTGGTTTCTTTTGTCAGCTGCGTTAATGAGTGAGCCTCTTTCTTTTTTTAGTTTTTGCAAATCACTTCGCAGTCTTCTTTTTTCATTATCATTGGTAGATTGGTTGAGTAACGTTGCTTTTTTTTCTATTTCGTTTGTATGTTTTTTATAGCTATTAAATTCTTGTTCTGAAATGGTATTAAACAAATAAAGTTCATTATTGGCTTTTAAATCTTGATAGCTAATATCCTGTGTCATCAACTCATTAAAAGCAGCTTTTTGATGAGCCTTGATGTTTTTGAGTTTCTGCCGTAAGGCATCTAAATCAGTAATATTGAGTTGAATATTCGATTTTATTGTTTTTGAAAAATTAGTTCGTTCAAACACTTGCCTTTCCCAATCAGTTATTTTCAATTTAGCTTTTTGCTCTTTTATTTTTTGAGCGTAGTCCACCGGTTTTTTGTTGATGGTGTAATAATTAAAACTCGCTTTCGCAATAGGCAATCCTGCTGATTGTTCTGGTAAACATTTTTGAATACCTGCCAATAATTCTTGCTGCAAAGCTTTGCCTTGTTGTTTTAGTTGCACACTCAAATTATCTTCTTCCTTTTTGTCAACGGTGTTTTCAACTAAATCTACAAAATAAGATAAGCCATTTTTGTTAACTAACTTTTTCAGTAAAAGCCCTGTTTGTGCATTTCTCGCTCTTTCATTAAGTTTCACATCCGCATCGTTTGTTAAAGCTTGATAAGTGGCTTCAAGTTCATCAAATCTATCTTCTATTTCCCAAGTTAATCCTCTAAAATCAGCAATCGCTTTGGTTTGTTTTCTTTTACTTTTATCACGTACTGCTTCGCTATCATGAAACAGCTGCTTAGCATATTGTTTCAGCCATTCAGTTTTTATAGACAATGCACTTTTTGATATTTCATCGCCACTTTTTGCTTTAAAAAAAGAGATATTTTTTCAATTTGCTTTTGAAATCTCCCAATTGAACAACGAAAGACGTTAATTCAAAAGAAATATTTTTTACTTCTCCTACCTTTTGCTGAATAAGATTGTTGTTATCGTTTGATTCTAATTTGAATCGGATTGCTTTGGTTAGTTTGTAATTTTCCATTTTTTATATGCTTATGAATTTCAATTTTAGCTATTAAAATGAAATTATTTTTTCTTTTTTACCACTTTTTCTATTTGATTTAAATTTTCTAAATATGCTTTTTCTACTTCACTCAAGGATTTATTTTGATATTCTTTAAACTCTTTTCTCGCTTTCTCCATCGCTTGTTGATGACTTATTTTTCCATTATCTGAAAGCAATTTTCTGTTAGAAGAATTTAGTAAACTGTCTAATTCTTCAACATAATCTTTCATATACATGGGCTTTTCTTCGAGTGCATTTATTTCTGCCAAATCAAAGTAAGCCGACACCAAGTTGTTCAGAACTTTTAATTCCTTTTCTTCTAAATAATTTTTTGCAATTAAAGCTTCGGAGGCTGTAGGTTGTATTCCTTTAAAGTTAGTTAAACCGGCAAAAGGTTTATCGGAATCAACCCTAAAATAAATAACCTCAGCAGCCGTGTTTCCATGAGCTGCATAATGCAGTTTATTTTGCACCATCTTAAAAAATAAAATACTTTCCGAAGATTTTGGATCATAATCTTTTGCAGTGGCATACAAATCCAATACCTGCCGGTACATTACCTTTTCGCTGCTTCTAATGTCACGTATAGTATCTAAAAGTTCTTTCCAATAATTACCGCCACCCAAGTTTTTCAAACGATGACTATCAATGGCAAATCCTTTGAGTAAATATTCTCTCAATCTTTGGGTAGCCCATATACGGAAT encodes:
- the cas2 gene encoding CRISPR-associated endonuclease Cas2, whose amino-acid sequence is MNNVIIIAYDITNNKLRTHFSKYLEKYGMRVQFSVFEIKNSNRVLNIVLTAIENKFKKRFEAGDSIYIFRANHEETIRYGSAELVDKNLIIVG
- a CDS encoding virulence RhuM family protein, which codes for MSEIIIYQSQDNSVQIDVKFEEETVWLSQEQMATLFGKGRSTIAEHILNVFKEGELEEKVVCRDFRHTTKHGAIEGKTQEKLVKYYNLDVIISVGYRVKSQQGTQFRIWATQRLREYLLKGFAIDSHRLKNLGGGNYWKELLDTIRDIRSSEKVMYRQVLDLYATAKDYDPKSSESILFFKMVQNKLHYAAHGNTAAEVIYFRVDSDKPFAGLTNFKGIQPTASEALIAKNYLEEKELKVLNNLVSAYFDLAEINALEEKPMYMKDYVEELDSLLNSSNRKLLSDNGKISHQQAMEKARKEFKEYQNKSLSEVEKAYLENLNQIEKVVKKKK
- a CDS encoding CRISPR-associated endonuclease Cas1, whose protein sequence is MTRLFGFDPYMGVYHQLVSKKLGCDLMEPFRCIIEHRIRKSLKLKTFKPSDFELKKNAYYLKPDLRKLYMQTFFEAIIEHKSNL